One Actinosynnema pretiosum DNA segment encodes these proteins:
- a CDS encoding LutC/YkgG family protein, translated as MLARIRAALRDKPVATAVPRAYRRAGERGPGDVDLLAERLRDYRATVTFTSPADLPKTLSSLTTGKVLAAPAIPQEWLPDAAREVTDLADLREFDAVVTCCRVAVAETGTIVLDHDAPDQAERAWTLVPDHHVVVVRRAQVVMGVPDAVAELTGVRTQTWISGPSATSDIELERVEGVHGPRQLDVVIV; from the coding sequence GTGCTGGCCAGAATCCGCGCGGCCCTGCGCGACAAGCCCGTGGCCACCGCAGTGCCCCGCGCCTACCGCCGGGCGGGCGAGCGCGGCCCTGGCGACGTGGACCTGCTCGCCGAGCGGTTGCGCGACTACCGGGCGACCGTGACCTTCACGTCCCCCGCAGACCTGCCCAAGACCCTCTCCTCCCTGACAACGGGCAAGGTGCTGGCCGCTCCAGCCATCCCACAGGAGTGGCTGCCCGACGCGGCACGCGAGGTCACCGACCTGGCGGACCTGCGCGAGTTCGACGCGGTGGTGACCTGCTGCCGGGTGGCCGTGGCGGAAACGGGCACGATCGTGCTGGACCACGACGCCCCCGACCAGGCCGAACGCGCGTGGACCCTGGTCCCCGACCACCACGTGGTCGTGGTCCGGCGCGCCCAGGTCGTCATGGGCGTGCCGGACGCGGTCGCCGAACTGACCGGCGTGCGCACCCAGACCTGGATCAGCGGCCCGTCCGCGACCAGCGACATCGAGCTGGAACGCGTCGAGGGCGTGCACGGCCCCCGACAGCTCGACGTGGTGATCGTGTAG
- a CDS encoding HelD family protein, protein MHQTDQDPAESEIRAERDFMALCRAELVRMRGEFSTMLTTGAAEGDAVVDKFFNHALREFRKQVVKDLSGFDDVPLFFGRLDYPAGDVYDSENDAATRGKSHTRTTGSDLVYVGRRGVRDEAGEPLVVDWRAALSRAFYEASPDEPAGVRVRRRYGFDRAGELTAFEDESLEDGATGAGNGLLAAEIERPRQGPMRDIVATIQPEQMRLVRAPLDRTLCVQGAPGTGKTAVGLHRLAYLLFSERDRLRKEGGVVVIGPNRAFLSYIRNVLPALGEVDVSQCTIDDLTGPGLPVTRVDGPRAAQVKGGLDMARVLREHLWSHIRQPEEDLEVKHGNRTWRVSREEQAHELANLLDRRTGYGAGRELLAQRLAHRVLRRIELSTGAQVTLAQLTRNRAIGQAVRGMWPAIDPARAVFDLLTDPALLASAAEGVLTAEDQREILLTPRPRGVKAMPWSTLDLALLDEAAALVERPARMGHVMVDEAQDLSPMHFRAVARRVAGACTVLGDLAQATSPSAVRDWSEVLDHLERPDGDVEVLDRGYRVPAEIIDFAARLLPSIAPGLAGPRSFRHSEGALRVTRVEPGSLLDEVVRGCADALRGEGSVALIAADADVPALRAALTAAGLPSAHPGDEDGERLTLAPVTLAKGLEYDSVLLVEPARVVAAEPRGLQRLYVALTRAVSTLHVLHAQDLPAQLAPVPVG, encoded by the coding sequence ATGCACCAGACAGACCAGGACCCAGCCGAGTCCGAGATCCGCGCCGAGCGCGACTTCATGGCGCTCTGCCGCGCCGAGCTCGTCCGGATGCGCGGCGAGTTCTCGACCATGCTCACCACCGGGGCGGCCGAGGGCGACGCCGTGGTGGACAAGTTCTTCAACCACGCCCTGCGCGAGTTCCGCAAGCAGGTGGTCAAGGACCTGTCCGGCTTCGACGACGTCCCGCTCTTCTTCGGCCGCCTGGACTACCCGGCCGGGGACGTCTACGACAGCGAGAACGACGCCGCCACCAGGGGGAAGTCGCACACCCGCACCACCGGCAGCGACCTCGTCTACGTCGGCCGCAGGGGTGTGCGCGACGAGGCGGGCGAGCCGCTGGTCGTCGACTGGCGCGCCGCGCTCTCCCGCGCGTTCTACGAGGCCTCGCCGGACGAACCGGCGGGGGTGCGGGTCCGCCGCCGCTACGGCTTCGACCGCGCGGGCGAGCTCACCGCCTTCGAGGACGAGTCCCTGGAGGACGGCGCGACCGGCGCCGGGAACGGCCTGCTCGCGGCCGAGATCGAACGCCCGCGCCAGGGGCCGATGCGCGACATCGTCGCCACCATCCAGCCCGAGCAGATGCGCCTGGTGCGCGCCCCGCTGGACCGGACGCTGTGCGTCCAGGGCGCGCCGGGCACCGGCAAGACCGCCGTCGGCCTGCACCGGTTGGCCTACCTGCTGTTCTCCGAGCGGGACCGGCTGCGCAAGGAGGGCGGGGTCGTCGTCATCGGGCCGAACCGGGCGTTCCTGTCCTACATCCGCAACGTCCTGCCCGCCCTCGGCGAGGTCGACGTCTCGCAGTGCACCATCGACGACCTCACCGGCCCCGGCCTCCCCGTCACCCGCGTCGACGGGCCGCGCGCCGCGCAGGTGAAGGGCGGCCTGGACATGGCTCGGGTGCTGCGCGAGCACCTGTGGTCGCACATCCGGCAGCCCGAGGAGGACCTGGAGGTCAAGCACGGGAACCGCACCTGGCGGGTGTCGCGGGAGGAGCAGGCCCACGAGCTGGCGAACCTGCTCGACCGGCGCACCGGCTACGGCGCGGGCCGCGAGCTGCTCGCCCAGCGCCTCGCCCACCGCGTGCTGCGCCGGATCGAGCTCAGCACCGGCGCGCAGGTCACGCTCGCCCAGCTCACCCGCAACCGCGCCATCGGCCAGGCCGTGCGCGGGATGTGGCCCGCGATCGACCCGGCCCGCGCGGTGTTCGACCTGCTCACCGACCCCGCGCTGCTCGCGTCCGCCGCCGAGGGCGTGCTGACCGCCGAGGACCAGCGGGAGATCCTGCTGACGCCCAGGCCGCGCGGTGTGAAGGCCATGCCGTGGTCCACCCTCGACCTGGCGCTGCTGGACGAGGCGGCGGCGCTGGTGGAGCGGCCCGCCAGGATGGGGCACGTCATGGTCGACGAGGCGCAGGACCTGAGCCCCATGCACTTCCGCGCCGTCGCCCGCCGCGTCGCCGGGGCCTGCACCGTGCTGGGCGACCTTGCCCAGGCGACCAGCCCGTCCGCGGTGCGCGACTGGTCGGAGGTGCTGGACCACCTGGAACGGCCGGACGGCGACGTCGAGGTGCTCGACCGGGGCTACCGGGTGCCCGCGGAGATCATCGACTTCGCGGCCCGGCTGCTGCCGAGCATCGCCCCCGGACTGGCGGGGCCCCGGTCGTTCCGGCACAGCGAGGGCGCGCTGCGGGTGACCCGCGTCGAACCCGGCTCGCTGCTCGACGAGGTCGTGCGGGGGTGCGCGGACGCGCTGCGCGGCGAGGGTTCGGTGGCGCTCATCGCGGCCGACGCGGACGTCCCCGCGCTGCGCGCCGCGTTAACCGCGGCCGGGTTGCCGAGCGCCCACCCCGGTGACGAGGACGGGGAGCGGCTCACGCTGGCCCCGGTCACCCTCGCCAAGGGCCTGGAGTACGACTCGGTGCTGCTGGTCGAACCCGCTCGCGTGGTCGCCGCCGAGCCCAGGGGGTTGCAGCGCCTGTACGTGGCGCTGACCCGCGCGGTGAGCACCCTGCACGTGCTGCACGCGCAGGACCTCCCGGCGCAGCTGGCGCCCGTGCCGGTCGGGTGA
- a CDS encoding RNA ligase family protein, with protein sequence MRTHYPRTPHLPWSPGSTSDDVRAGGVAGLLGREVVVTEKLDGENTTLYRDGSHARSLDSGHHPSRSWVKGLQARIGSRLPAGWRICGENVHARHSLAYDALDSWFYGFSLWDGDRCLSWDATTGFLHGIGVPTPPVLYRGDFSERLLRRLRVDTSVQEGYVVRAVEEFDRADFAHRVAKWVRPSHVRTDAHWMSAPVVPNGLSPRALLWDLRSGAPADPDALAAATGLPVDADALARLDPADALGDRRLTAVLATALHAVPRARLAAELAALTGLPLSRRVADVAGLHRGPHREFPDELRRSGLLRLATAVDLGVLHAVSAALAPDAAARDNTAWSALHADELGPRPFAGLRAGLLAESGSALCWADGRDRSVEQGRVLGVEEAVAATWRLRGPHPELLHLIGPSGSGKSTFGRGWGELVSLDELRAARGDRSDQSANDAIAHEARGLLDAALARGGDVVWDATSLTDQLRAPVDAAARRRGALLTHVVALVPERVLDVRDAARPHPVPAAVRAAQLRRYSPPYPWQAHRTWYLGESGEIEDDGGEP encoded by the coding sequence ATGCGGACGCACTACCCCCGCACCCCGCACCTGCCGTGGTCGCCGGGGAGCACCTCCGACGACGTGCGGGCGGGCGGGGTCGCGGGACTGCTCGGGCGCGAGGTCGTGGTGACCGAGAAGCTCGACGGGGAGAACACGACGCTCTACCGCGACGGCTCGCACGCGCGCTCGCTCGACTCCGGGCACCACCCGTCGCGCTCCTGGGTCAAGGGGCTGCAAGCCCGGATCGGGTCGCGCCTGCCCGCCGGGTGGCGGATCTGCGGGGAGAACGTGCACGCCCGCCACTCGCTGGCCTACGACGCGCTGGACAGCTGGTTCTACGGCTTCTCGTTGTGGGACGGCGATCGCTGCCTGTCCTGGGACGCCACCACCGGGTTCCTGCACGGGATCGGCGTGCCCACGCCGCCGGTGCTGTACCGGGGCGACTTCAGCGAGCGCCTGCTGCGCCGGTTGCGCGTGGACACCTCGGTGCAGGAGGGCTACGTGGTGCGCGCGGTCGAGGAGTTCGACCGGGCCGACTTCGCCCACCGGGTCGCGAAGTGGGTGCGGCCCTCGCACGTGCGCACCGACGCGCACTGGATGAGCGCCCCGGTCGTGCCCAACGGGCTGAGCCCGCGCGCCCTGCTGTGGGACCTGCGCTCCGGCGCGCCCGCCGACCCCGACGCGCTCGCCGCCGCCACCGGGCTGCCGGTCGACGCCGACGCGCTCGCCCGGCTCGACCCCGCCGACGCCCTCGGCGACCGCCGCCTCACCGCCGTGCTGGCCACCGCGCTGCACGCCGTGCCGCGCGCCCGCCTCGCCGCCGAACTCGCCGCCCTGACGGGACTTCCGCTGTCCCGCCGCGTCGCCGACGTCGCCGGGCTGCACCGGGGGCCGCACCGCGAGTTCCCCGACGAGCTGCGCCGCTCCGGGCTGCTGCGGCTGGCCACCGCCGTCGACCTCGGGGTGCTGCACGCCGTGTCCGCCGCGCTCGCCCCGGACGCGGCTGCCCGCGACAACACCGCGTGGTCCGCGCTGCACGCCGACGAGCTGGGCCCGCGCCCGTTCGCCGGGCTGCGCGCGGGACTGCTGGCCGAGAGCGGTTCCGCGCTGTGCTGGGCCGACGGCCGCGACCGGTCCGTCGAGCAGGGGCGGGTGCTGGGCGTGGAGGAGGCGGTGGCCGCGACGTGGCGGCTGCGCGGGCCGCACCCCGAGCTGCTGCACCTGATCGGGCCGTCCGGCAGCGGGAAGTCCACGTTCGGGCGCGGTTGGGGCGAGCTGGTCTCGCTCGACGAGCTGCGCGCCGCGCGCGGCGACCGCTCCGACCAGTCCGCGAACGACGCGATCGCCCACGAGGCGAGGGGTCTGCTGGACGCGGCGCTCGCGCGCGGCGGTGACGTGGTGTGGGACGCCACCTCGCTCACCGACCAGCTGCGCGCGCCCGTGGACGCCGCGGCCCGCAGGCGCGGCGCGCTGCTCACCCACGTCGTGGCGCTCGTGCCCGAACGGGTGCTCGACGTGCGTGACGCGGCCCGGCCGCACCCGGTGCCCGCCGCCGTGCGCGCCGCTCAGCTGCGCCGCTACAGCCCGCCGTACCCGTGGCAGGCGCACCGCACCTGGTACCTGGGCGAGAGCGGCGAGATCGAGGACGACGGGGGAGAGCCCTGA
- a CDS encoding lactate utilization protein B: MPGGTGNLTGEPFPRAAREALGNAQLRRNLGKATGTIRAKRARVVAELPDWDGLRAAGAAIKDEVLADLDTHLLRLEEALTERGTTVHWARDAEEANRIVTDLVAATGSREVIKVKSMATAEIGLNEALAEAGISAVETDLAELIVQLGDDRSSHILVPAIHRNRAEIRDLFLREMPDVDPALTDDPRALAEAARAHLRRKFMTVDVAVSGANFAVAETGALVVVESEGNGRMCLTLPRTLISVVGVEKLVPRWQDLEVFLQLLPRSSTGERMNPYTSVWTGPTEGQTAHVVLVDNGRTATLADPDGRAALRCIRCSACLNSCPVYERAGGHAYGSTYPGPIGAVLSPQLTGVDRNPTLPYASSLCGVCYDVCPVAIDIPSMLVHLRERVVRAKPVTPESAAMRGLAWAMTSPGRWRRFLRAGRLGRLLGGRRGVIGRMPPPLAAWTDTRDLPRPPEQTFQDWWESR; the protein is encoded by the coding sequence ATGCCCGGCGGTACCGGGAACCTGACCGGCGAGCCGTTCCCGCGAGCGGCGCGCGAGGCGCTGGGGAACGCGCAGCTGCGCCGCAACCTCGGCAAGGCCACCGGCACGATCCGCGCGAAGCGGGCGCGGGTGGTGGCCGAGCTGCCCGACTGGGACGGGCTGCGGGCGGCCGGTGCGGCGATCAAGGACGAGGTGCTGGCGGACCTGGACACCCACCTGCTGCGGTTGGAGGAGGCGCTGACCGAGCGCGGCACGACCGTGCACTGGGCGCGCGACGCCGAGGAGGCCAACCGGATCGTCACCGACCTGGTCGCGGCCACCGGCAGCCGCGAGGTGATCAAGGTGAAGTCGATGGCGACGGCCGAGATCGGGTTGAACGAGGCGTTGGCGGAGGCCGGGATCAGCGCCGTCGAGACGGACCTGGCAGAGCTGATCGTGCAGCTGGGCGACGACCGGTCGAGCCACATCCTGGTGCCCGCGATCCACCGCAACCGGGCCGAGATCCGGGACCTGTTCCTGCGCGAGATGCCGGACGTGGACCCCGCGCTGACCGACGACCCGCGCGCGCTGGCCGAGGCGGCGCGAGCGCACCTGCGGCGCAAGTTCATGACGGTGGACGTGGCGGTGTCGGGGGCGAACTTCGCGGTGGCGGAGACCGGGGCGCTGGTCGTGGTCGAGTCGGAGGGCAACGGCCGGATGTGCCTGACGCTGCCGCGCACGCTGATCAGCGTGGTGGGCGTGGAGAAGCTGGTGCCGAGGTGGCAGGACCTGGAGGTGTTCCTGCAGCTGCTGCCGCGCTCGTCGACCGGCGAGCGGATGAACCCCTACACGTCGGTGTGGACCGGCCCGACCGAGGGCCAGACCGCGCACGTGGTGCTGGTGGACAACGGCCGCACCGCGACCCTGGCGGACCCGGACGGCAGGGCGGCGCTGCGCTGCATCCGCTGCTCCGCGTGCCTGAACTCGTGCCCGGTGTACGAGCGCGCGGGCGGCCACGCGTACGGCTCGACGTACCCCGGCCCGATCGGGGCGGTGCTGTCCCCGCAGCTGACCGGCGTGGACCGCAACCCGACCCTGCCGTACGCGTCGTCGCTGTGCGGGGTCTGCTACGACGTGTGCCCGGTGGCGATCGACATCCCGTCGATGCTGGTGCACTTGCGCGAACGGGTGGTGCGCGCGAAACCGGTGACCCCGGAGTCGGCCGCGATGCGCGGCCTGGCGTGGGCGATGACGTCACCGGGCCGGTGGCGCAGGTTCCTGCGCGCGGGCAGGCTGGGCAGACTGCTGGGCGGAAGGCGAGGCGTGATCGGCAGAATGCCACCCCCACTGGCCGCGTGGACGGACACCCGCGACCTGCCACGCCCACCGGAGCAGACGTTCCAGGACTGGTGGGAGTCACGGTGA
- a CDS encoding DinB family protein, with protein MSALDWNLTLRDQWEHHWEHQLKPRLAGLTDAEYSWSPTQDAWSVRPRGASQAPLHAGAGDFTIDFAFPQPVPPPFTTISWRLGHVIVGVLAMRNAAHFGAPPAAYETWDYAGTAAAALEQLETQLARWTEGVRALDDTALATQVGEREPAFPERTMADLVLHIQRELIHHLSEVCLLRDLHHHTGAHR; from the coding sequence ATGTCCGCACTCGACTGGAACCTGACCCTGCGCGACCAGTGGGAGCACCACTGGGAGCACCAGCTCAAGCCCAGGCTCGCCGGCCTCACCGACGCCGAGTACTCCTGGTCCCCCACCCAGGACGCCTGGAGCGTGCGCCCGCGCGGCGCCTCCCAGGCCCCCCTCCACGCGGGAGCGGGCGACTTCACCATCGACTTCGCCTTCCCCCAACCAGTCCCACCACCGTTCACCACCATCTCCTGGCGCCTCGGCCACGTCATCGTCGGCGTGCTCGCCATGCGCAACGCGGCCCACTTCGGCGCACCCCCGGCCGCCTACGAGACCTGGGACTACGCGGGCACGGCCGCAGCCGCGCTGGAGCAGTTGGAGACCCAGCTGGCGCGCTGGACCGAGGGCGTGCGCGCCCTGGACGACACCGCGCTGGCCACCCAGGTCGGCGAGAGGGAACCGGCCTTCCCCGAACGCACCATGGCCGACCTGGTCCTGCACATCCAGCGCGAGCTGATCCACCACCTGTCCGAGGTCTGCCTGCTGCGCGACCTCCACCACCACACCGGAGCGCACCGATGA
- a CDS encoding RNA repair domain-containing protein, with protein sequence MRTSEQVYHRVRWDARFDQARFTFGVAQRGAAVKRVPMVVFDPTEVPWHRVLFVEADGEVLWDRASGVDRVEQSAAGRVRSAGLLRPPFFDAGAPHSWHPVDGWRPGSGAAPPGASLRVLTWNTLWDKYNPELVRTARRRPLLLAELQVADADVIALQEVEPELAAMLAAAPWVRERYTFDTAPTSAEVGDTGLLLLSRVPVRESGRHAFSRRKGLAAITVETAAGPVVVVNTHLTSDHSADGASRRRAELAGAAEVLSGVDGEVVVVGDFNDGGPLPASALGARDAWVEVRGPGGAPTFDPATNPLAALGSLTGRSSRLDRVLLRGSARVESVALVGDVPTAAGLFASDHYGVRADLVPGVPGKPGGVGAQRGSAGRFASSARTTRTAVVWLPPQEVADAVEPVRRAHDRGAGRWPAHVTLLFGFAPEADFDEAVPLLARAVRDVRPFDVRLAGVRAFGEDVVWLDPAADGEEPWHLLHAALAAAFPGGRRDFVPHLTLGRSVGALSDARALGEFRGRVGELAVVSRRGDGPMLTRAVVPLGGGEPHWVSEVDTSGAVDLGARAEEVVHWARGVGEVHVVGSRATGCALPDADLDLVAVVPGEPGPLPGPWVPPGARDVRVVTGARGPGVRAVVEPGLGVDIAVVGSGAVPVAEAVARRGETSGEVALSAVSDAEAIRAAVAGHEERFTALAREVKAWARVKGLDSAPFGGLPGVAWSVLAAVSAREADDDPLTHFFGTWAAWDWRRAVSLDGDAGPARGPMTVLTPSSPVRDCAEQVGEDFAELLTAELYRAWEFPESRRERPELHRRHRAWALARADDAGRLRGRVRALLEELAEAGAPDAHAWPRPVDGGIAVGLGRTPPDAVELARVAGRWAVGLRGGSLRWHEGGGLEV encoded by the coding sequence ATGCGCACCAGCGAGCAGGTCTACCACCGGGTCCGCTGGGACGCCCGGTTCGACCAGGCCCGGTTCACCTTCGGCGTCGCCCAGCGCGGGGCCGCGGTCAAGCGGGTGCCGATGGTCGTGTTCGACCCCACCGAGGTGCCGTGGCACCGGGTGCTGTTCGTGGAGGCGGACGGCGAGGTGCTGTGGGACCGGGCGTCCGGGGTCGACCGGGTCGAGCAGTCGGCGGCCGGGCGGGTCCGGTCCGCCGGGTTGCTGCGCCCGCCGTTCTTCGACGCGGGCGCGCCGCACTCGTGGCACCCGGTCGACGGCTGGCGGCCCGGTTCCGGCGCCGCCCCACCCGGCGCGTCGCTGCGGGTGCTGACGTGGAACACGTTGTGGGACAAGTACAACCCGGAGCTCGTGCGCACCGCGCGGCGGCGCCCGCTGCTGCTGGCCGAGCTCCAGGTCGCGGACGCCGACGTGATCGCGCTGCAGGAGGTCGAGCCGGAGCTGGCCGCGATGCTGGCCGCCGCGCCGTGGGTGCGCGAGCGCTACACCTTCGACACCGCGCCCACCTCCGCCGAGGTCGGCGACACCGGGTTGCTGCTGCTGAGCCGGGTCCCGGTGCGCGAGTCGGGGCGGCACGCGTTCTCCCGGCGCAAGGGGCTCGCGGCGATCACGGTGGAGACCGCGGCCGGTCCGGTCGTGGTGGTGAACACGCACCTGACCAGCGACCACAGCGCCGACGGGGCGAGCCGCAGGCGGGCCGAGCTGGCGGGGGCGGCCGAGGTGCTGTCCGGTGTGGACGGTGAGGTCGTGGTGGTCGGCGACTTCAACGACGGCGGCCCGCTGCCCGCGTCCGCGCTGGGCGCCCGCGACGCGTGGGTGGAGGTGCGGGGTCCCGGTGGGGCGCCGACCTTCGACCCGGCCACGAACCCCCTGGCCGCGCTGGGATCGCTGACCGGGCGGTCCTCCCGGCTGGACCGGGTGCTGCTGCGCGGGTCGGCGCGGGTGGAGTCGGTCGCGCTGGTCGGGGACGTGCCCACGGCGGCCGGGCTGTTCGCGTCCGACCACTACGGGGTGCGGGCCGACCTCGTCCCCGGTGTTCCGGGCAAGCCCGGAGGCGTTGGCGCGCAACGGGGTTCCGCGGGGCGGTTCGCCAGTTCCGCGCGCACCACGCGCACCGCCGTGGTCTGGCTGCCGCCGCAGGAGGTCGCGGACGCGGTCGAACCGGTGCGCCGGGCCCACGACCGGGGCGCCGGGCGCTGGCCCGCGCACGTCACGCTGCTGTTCGGGTTCGCGCCCGAGGCGGACTTCGACGAGGCGGTGCCCCTGCTGGCGCGCGCGGTCCGGGACGTGCGGCCGTTCGACGTGCGGCTGGCCGGGGTGCGGGCGTTCGGCGAGGACGTGGTGTGGCTCGACCCGGCCGCCGACGGCGAGGAGCCGTGGCACCTGCTGCACGCCGCGCTGGCCGCGGCTTTTCCCGGTGGGAGGAGGGACTTCGTCCCGCACCTGACCCTGGGGCGCTCGGTCGGCGCGCTGTCCGACGCGCGGGCGCTCGGGGAGTTCCGGGGGCGGGTGGGCGAGTTGGCGGTGGTGTCGCGGCGCGGTGACGGGCCGATGCTGACGCGCGCGGTCGTGCCGCTGGGCGGTGGTGAGCCGCACTGGGTGTCCGAAGTGGACACCTCCGGGGCTGTTGATCTCGGTGCGCGGGCGGAGGAGGTCGTGCACTGGGCCCGCGGCGTCGGCGAGGTGCACGTGGTCGGCTCGCGGGCCACCGGGTGCGCGTTGCCCGACGCCGACCTCGACCTGGTCGCGGTGGTCCCCGGTGAACCCGGTCCGCTGCCCGGACCGTGGGTCCCGCCGGGGGCTCGTGACGTGCGCGTGGTCACCGGGGCGCGTGGACCGGGGGTGCGCGCGGTCGTGGAACCGGGGCTGGGCGTGGACATCGCGGTCGTCGGCAGCGGTGCGGTGCCGGTGGCCGAGGCGGTGGCGCGGCGCGGGGAGACCAGCGGCGAGGTTGCGCTCAGCGCGGTCAGCGACGCCGAGGCGATCCGCGCGGCCGTGGCCGGGCACGAGGAGCGCTTCACCGCGCTGGCCCGCGAGGTCAAGGCGTGGGCGCGGGTGAAGGGCCTGGACTCGGCCCCGTTCGGCGGGCTGCCTGGCGTGGCGTGGTCGGTGCTGGCGGCGGTGAGCGCGCGGGAGGCCGACGACGACCCGCTGACGCACTTCTTCGGCACGTGGGCGGCCTGGGACTGGCGGCGCGCGGTCTCGCTCGACGGCGACGCCGGGCCCGCGCGCGGGCCGATGACCGTGCTCACGCCCAGCTCCCCGGTGCGCGACTGCGCCGAGCAGGTCGGCGAGGACTTCGCCGAGCTGCTGACCGCCGAGCTGTACCGGGCCTGGGAGTTCCCGGAGAGCAGGCGGGAGCGGCCCGAGCTGCACCGCAGGCACCGCGCGTGGGCGCTCGCCCGAGCCGACGACGCCGGGCGGCTGCGCGGGCGGGTGCGCGCCCTGCTGGAGGAGCTGGCGGAGGCGGGCGCGCCCGACGCCCACGCCTGGCCGCGCCCGGTCGACGGCGGGATCGCCGTGGGGCTGGGGCGGACGCCGCCGGACGCGGTGGAGCTGGCCAGGGTCGCGGGGCGGTGGGCGGTCGGGTTGCGCGGCGGGAGCCTGCGGTGGCACGAGGGCGGTGGGCTGGAGGTGTAG
- a CDS encoding (Fe-S)-binding protein, which translates to MRVALFVTCLVDGLFPQVGKATAALLERLGHEVVVPRGQTCCGQMHVNTGYAEQAVPVIRNHVRAFADADVVVAPSGSCAGSIRHQHAKVAAQHGHARLAERAEEVAGRTYELSEFLVDVLGVTDVGAYFPHRVTYHPTCHSLRVLGVGDKPLRLLREVRGIDLVELPGAQTCCGFGGTFALKNSETSTAMLADKMSAVLSTGAKVLTAGDSSCLMHIGGGLSRLRSGTRALHLAEVLAGVAR; encoded by the coding sequence GTGAGAGTCGCGCTGTTCGTGACGTGCCTGGTGGACGGCCTGTTCCCCCAGGTGGGCAAGGCGACTGCCGCGCTGCTGGAGCGGCTGGGCCACGAGGTCGTCGTGCCGCGCGGGCAGACCTGCTGCGGGCAGATGCACGTCAACACCGGGTACGCCGAGCAGGCCGTGCCGGTGATCCGCAACCACGTGCGGGCGTTCGCCGACGCGGACGTGGTGGTCGCGCCCTCCGGGTCGTGCGCCGGGTCGATCCGGCACCAGCACGCGAAGGTCGCCGCCCAGCACGGGCACGCGCGGCTGGCGGAGCGGGCCGAGGAGGTCGCCGGGCGCACCTACGAGCTGTCGGAGTTCCTGGTGGACGTGCTGGGCGTGACCGACGTCGGCGCGTACTTCCCCCACCGGGTGACGTACCACCCGACGTGCCACTCGCTGCGCGTGCTCGGCGTGGGCGACAAGCCGCTGCGGCTGCTGCGCGAGGTGCGCGGCATCGACCTGGTGGAGCTGCCGGGCGCACAGACGTGCTGCGGGTTCGGCGGGACGTTCGCGCTGAAGAACTCGGAGACGTCCACGGCGATGCTGGCGGACAAGATGAGCGCGGTGCTGTCGACCGGCGCGAAGGTGCTCACGGCGGGCGACTCGTCGTGCCTGATGCACATCGGCGGCGGGCTGTCCCGGTTGCGCAGCGGCACCAGGGCGCTGCACCTGGCGGAGGTGCTGGCGGGGGTGGCGCGGTGA
- a CDS encoding SSI family serine proteinase inhibitor: MRMHAKATGLLTALVVAGVVLAPQASAAEATWTDVELMVVHDHGSAVKARLTCPPTEESTHPDSQAACAALDAVAGDLDALPVDDQAQCTYEWMPLTASATGMINGTSVQWEREYPNQCVLDSTTGVVFAVEAPQPA; encoded by the coding sequence ATGCGGATGCACGCGAAGGCCACCGGACTGCTCACCGCGCTCGTCGTCGCAGGCGTCGTGCTGGCGCCCCAGGCGTCGGCGGCCGAGGCGACGTGGACCGACGTGGAGCTGATGGTGGTCCACGACCACGGCTCGGCCGTGAAGGCGCGGTTGACCTGCCCGCCGACCGAGGAGTCCACGCACCCCGACAGCCAGGCCGCCTGCGCGGCGCTGGACGCGGTGGCGGGGGACCTGGACGCGCTGCCGGTCGACGACCAGGCGCAGTGCACCTACGAGTGGATGCCGCTGACGGCGTCCGCCACGGGGATGATCAACGGGACGTCCGTGCAGTGGGAGCGGGAGTACCCGAACCAGTGCGTGCTGGACAGCACGACGGGCGTGGTGTTCGCGGTGGAGGCGCCGCAGCCCGCCTGA
- a CDS encoding VOC family protein: protein MSRHVQITFDCRSPKALSAFWREVLGYVHPGPPGVDLPEGADPLQAWDEFLDRIGVPESERDARSAIEDPEGRAPRLFFQRVPEDKVVKNRVHLDVRVAPELRGEERMAALEAECARVVALGATRLSRTDPAPPLETGFIVVADPEGNEFCLD from the coding sequence ATGAGCCGCCACGTCCAGATCACCTTCGACTGCCGCTCCCCCAAGGCCCTCTCCGCGTTCTGGCGCGAGGTCCTGGGCTACGTCCACCCCGGCCCGCCCGGCGTGGACCTGCCGGAGGGCGCCGACCCCCTCCAGGCCTGGGACGAGTTCCTGGACCGGATCGGCGTTCCGGAGTCCGAGCGCGACGCCCGCTCCGCCATCGAGGACCCCGAGGGCCGCGCCCCGAGGCTGTTCTTCCAGCGGGTCCCCGAGGACAAGGTGGTGAAGAACCGGGTGCACCTGGACGTGCGCGTCGCGCCCGAGCTGCGCGGCGAGGAGCGGATGGCCGCGCTGGAGGCCGAGTGCGCGCGGGTCGTGGCGCTCGGCGCGACCAGGCTCAGCCGCACCGATCCCGCGCCACCGCTGGAAACCGGGTTCATCGTGGTCGCCGACCCGGAGGGCAACGAGTTCTGCCTGGACTGA